A genomic window from Phormidium ambiguum IAM M-71 includes:
- the tnpB gene encoding IS200/IS605 family element RNA-guided endonuclease TnpB, with protein MFKAFKYRIYPTTAQTDLLVKSFGCCRWFYNYSLNLTTETYKKTGKGLSRNEIIKLLPQLKKEYEWLTEPPSQVLQQVALDLSSAFLNFFEKISKYPNFKKKHQRQSIRFPQGMKLSGDYLTLPKLGKVYCKVSRIPEGEFKSVTVSMTPSGEFYASCLFDDGKGKPEPIKDGKAVGIDLGITHFAITSDGTKHGNPKHYRKYEKKLAKYQKRLAKKQKGSNNRNQARKRVAKVHQKITRCREDFLHKLSRKLVDENQVVVVENLAVKNMLRNHKLAKSIADLGWGQFCTMLKYKAEWDGKIYIEVDRFFPSSKTCNHCLHQVGEMPLDIRSWQCPKCGTLHDRDINAAKNIRDEGLRMLEVGHTSFASGERVRPSKGTAFVRLRSVKEESSATA; from the coding sequence ATGTTTAAGGCGTTTAAGTACAGAATCTACCCAACAACCGCGCAAACAGACTTACTGGTTAAGTCTTTTGGTTGTTGCCGTTGGTTCTACAATTACAGCCTTAACTTAACAACCGAAACTTACAAAAAGACTGGAAAGGGATTAAGCAGAAATGAAATAATTAAACTGCTCCCACAACTCAAAAAAGAGTACGAATGGTTGACAGAACCACCTTCCCAAGTTCTGCAACAAGTAGCCTTAGATTTGTCGAGTGCTTTTCTTAACTTCTTTGAAAAAATATCTAAGTATCCCAACTTCAAAAAGAAGCATCAAAGGCAATCAATCAGATTTCCTCAAGGGATGAAGTTAAGCGGCGACTATTTAACACTACCTAAACTGGGAAAAGTTTACTGTAAAGTATCCAGAATTCCAGAAGGTGAGTTTAAGTCGGTCACGGTTTCCATGACTCCTAGCGGTGAATTTTACGCTAGTTGTTTGTTTGATGATGGAAAGGGTAAGCCAGAGCCAATCAAGGACGGTAAAGCGGTAGGGATAGATTTAGGTATTACTCACTTTGCTATTACCTCAGACGGAACTAAACACGGCAATCCTAAACATTATCGCAAGTATGAGAAAAAGCTGGCTAAGTACCAGAAGAGATTGGCCAAAAAACAAAAAGGTTCTAACAACCGCAATCAGGCTAGAAAAAGAGTAGCCAAAGTACACCAGAAAATTACTAGATGCAGGGAAGATTTTCTCCACAAGCTAAGTCGTAAATTAGTAGACGAAAATCAAGTCGTGGTGGTAGAGAATCTAGCAGTGAAAAATATGTTACGCAATCATAAATTAGCTAAGTCTATAGCTGATTTAGGATGGGGACAATTTTGTACCATGCTGAAGTATAAAGCCGAATGGGACGGGAAAATCTACATAGAGGTGGATAGGTTTTTCCCTAGTTCTAAAACCTGTAATCATTGTTTGCATCAAGTTGGTGAAATGCCTTTAGATATTCGCAGTTGGCAATGTCCTAAATGTGGAACTCTACATGACAGGGACATTAACGCCGCTAAAAATATCCGAGATGAAGGTTTACGAATGTTAGAGGTAGGGCATACCTCGTTCGCTTCTGGAGAGCGAGTCAGACCAAGCAAAGGCACTGCTTTTGTGCGGCTTCGTTCTGTGAAGGAAGAATCTTCCGCCACAGCCTAG
- a CDS encoding cation:proton antiporter, with translation MADIFAWSNFCTTLFPNLSLGITLPTWGQTVPILATTNELDADSAALVLPGVLLSLVVVYLASKIGGELSSKLGFPPVLGELVTGVIVGVSALHLLVFPESGAQSSDSLIIQLLQATAGLSPESADAVFEAQSEVVSVLSELGVIVLLFEIGLESNIKHLMAVGYQATIVACVGVAVPFAAGTAGLMVLFGVPAIPAIFAGAALTATSIGITSKVLSEIGRLSTKEGQIILGAAVIDDVLGIIVLAVVASLAKTGEVDVMNVIYLIVSATVFLLGSILLGSFFHNSFIRVANVLKTRGGLLIPALVFAFLMSYLGAVIHLEAILGAFAAGLVLDESDETLELQKLVLPISDMLVPVFFVCVGAKTDIGVLNPAIPTNREGLIIAIFLIAVAIVGKVVTGAAVFGQGKMNRLAIGVGMIPRGEVGLVFAGIGSASGALSKPLEAAIIMMVIITTFIAPPLLRIVFNDNEPASAPETGSPSLNGHNQSPLVLESEMVKQGISQNSSSEKPEQTT, from the coding sequence ATGGCTGACATATTTGCCTGGTCGAATTTTTGTACAACTTTGTTCCCGAACCTTTCCTTGGGAATAACTCTTCCCACTTGGGGACAAACTGTACCCATCCTAGCAACCACTAACGAACTAGATGCAGACAGTGCAGCACTAGTATTACCTGGAGTGCTACTGAGTTTAGTAGTAGTGTATCTAGCTAGTAAAATTGGCGGCGAATTGTCTAGCAAACTAGGTTTTCCGCCAGTTTTAGGTGAATTGGTCACTGGTGTAATTGTCGGTGTATCTGCTCTACACCTACTAGTGTTTCCCGAAAGCGGAGCACAAAGTTCTGATTCACTGATTATCCAGCTATTACAAGCAACTGCTGGACTAAGCCCAGAATCAGCAGACGCAGTATTTGAAGCTCAAAGTGAAGTAGTTTCTGTGTTATCAGAACTAGGTGTCATTGTACTGCTGTTTGAAATTGGCTTAGAGTCAAACATTAAACATTTGATGGCAGTTGGTTATCAAGCTACCATTGTTGCTTGTGTTGGGGTAGCAGTACCCTTTGCCGCTGGCACAGCCGGATTAATGGTATTGTTTGGCGTACCAGCTATTCCCGCGATTTTTGCTGGTGCCGCTCTTACCGCTACTAGTATTGGGATTACCTCGAAAGTTCTTTCGGAAATTGGACGTTTAAGTACTAAAGAAGGTCAAATTATTCTTGGTGCTGCTGTTATCGATGACGTTCTCGGTATCATTGTTTTGGCTGTTGTGGCTAGCTTAGCCAAAACTGGCGAAGTAGACGTAATGAACGTGATCTATCTGATTGTTAGCGCCACAGTTTTCCTACTTGGCTCAATCTTACTAGGTAGTTTCTTTCACAATAGCTTTATCAGAGTAGCTAATGTCCTCAAAACAAGAGGCGGATTGCTAATTCCTGCATTAGTTTTTGCCTTTTTGATGTCTTATCTGGGCGCAGTAATTCACTTAGAAGCGATTTTGGGTGCTTTTGCGGCAGGTTTAGTTCTGGATGAAAGTGATGAAACTCTAGAATTACAAAAACTGGTGCTACCAATTTCCGATATGTTGGTGCCTGTGTTCTTTGTTTGTGTGGGTGCAAAAACAGATATTGGTGTACTCAATCCAGCTATTCCCACAAATCGGGAAGGTTTGATTATAGCTATTTTTCTAATTGCAGTAGCGATCGTTGGGAAGGTTGTCACTGGTGCGGCAGTGTTCGGACAAGGGAAAATGAATCGTTTGGCGATCGGTGTAGGTATGATTCCTAGAGGTGAAGTAGGATTAGTATTTGCTGGCATTGGTTCAGCAAGTGGCGCTTTATCTAAACCTTTGGAAGCTGCGATCATCATGATGGTAATCATTACCACTTTCATAGCACCTCCTCTGTTGCGAATTGTATTCAATGACAATGAACCAGCATCTGCTCCAGAAACAGGTTCCCCAAGTTTAAATGGTCACAATCAGTCACCTCTAGTTCTGGAATCGGAAATGGTAAAACAAGGAATAAGTCAAAATTCATCTTCGGAAAAACCAGAACAAACCACATAA
- a CDS encoding N-acetylmuramoyl-L-alanine amidase produces MKFHWILPSTFLSLLLLSSPAIAARLQSWRFDPQRNLLVFTTDDDVQPKAQLLFNPTRLVIDLPGTTLRRSNNQQVGGLFRSVRVGQLNARTTRLVIELVDGYTLDPQQVQFRGVSPRQWVVQLPTPIRTEQQPNVAAEGQSSSTSLTLPNPEVANPPAPNPVLPPATAAAPAVPTITQIQYLQITPDGLFLRTNGGNPEIKVDRERERINVELRNAFLSPQLTAKEFSVNRNGVSTIQLNQVNNNPPVVRLTLKVAANSPDWGANVSSLGGIVLLPGRGEQVVNAQRGEGQRARIQSIELNGNQLLIRSDLPVSYTSGWDRSTGAYRITLNSSQLAERFQEPRFDRSGLILRWRVRQENNTVTILLSPASGIQVGEVSQISPQLLTLPFYSSRVGRFPTSPNYPPVGQGVTDYPYQQLPTRRPNARALVVIDPGHGGKDPGAIGIGGLREVDVVLPISLQIARILEQQGVQVVLTRNADYFVELPGRTAMANRVNADIFVSIHANAVPNRPDVSGLETYYLSSGLTLARYIHNSILQSINIPDRGVRRARFYVLRHSAMPSVLVETGFVTGYDDSARLATPAYQSQMAEAIARGILQYLQSYR; encoded by the coding sequence GTGAAATTCCACTGGATACTACCCAGTACTTTTTTAAGCCTACTTTTACTTTCATCTCCAGCGATCGCAGCTAGACTGCAATCATGGCGTTTCGATCCACAACGTAATCTGTTGGTTTTCACTACAGATGATGACGTTCAACCGAAAGCACAATTATTGTTTAATCCCACTCGCTTAGTCATTGATTTGCCCGGTACTACTCTGCGTCGCAGTAATAATCAACAAGTCGGAGGTTTATTCCGTTCTGTACGAGTAGGACAGTTAAATGCTCGCACAACTCGTTTAGTGATTGAGTTGGTGGATGGGTATACTCTCGACCCCCAACAAGTGCAATTTCGCGGAGTTTCTCCTAGACAATGGGTAGTTCAACTACCAACTCCGATTAGAACTGAGCAACAACCGAATGTAGCTGCTGAGGGACAAAGTTCCAGTACTAGTCTGACTTTACCAAATCCTGAAGTGGCAAATCCTCCTGCACCAAATCCGGTTCTTCCTCCGGCAACTGCTGCGGCTCCTGCCGTGCCAACAATTACGCAAATTCAATACCTACAGATTACACCTGATGGTTTGTTTCTGCGGACAAATGGTGGTAATCCAGAGATTAAGGTTGACCGGGAGCGAGAACGGATTAATGTTGAGTTAAGAAATGCGTTTCTGTCGCCTCAACTGACTGCTAAGGAATTTTCGGTTAACCGTAATGGTGTTAGTACTATTCAACTGAATCAGGTGAATAATAATCCGCCTGTGGTTCGTTTGACTCTCAAGGTGGCGGCAAACAGCCCGGATTGGGGTGCTAATGTGAGCAGTTTGGGTGGGATTGTGTTGTTACCTGGAAGGGGAGAACAGGTTGTTAATGCTCAGAGAGGAGAAGGTCAAAGGGCTAGAATTCAGTCTATTGAATTGAATGGGAATCAATTGTTAATTCGATCGGACCTACCTGTTTCCTATACTAGCGGTTGGGACAGGTCTACTGGTGCTTATCGCATTACTTTAAATTCGTCACAGTTAGCTGAGCGTTTTCAGGAACCTCGATTTGACAGAAGTGGGTTAATATTGCGCTGGCGCGTGCGTCAGGAAAATAATACAGTAACTATTCTGTTGTCGCCTGCTTCGGGGATTCAAGTTGGGGAAGTTAGCCAAATTAGTCCTCAACTTTTGACTTTACCTTTTTATAGCTCTAGAGTCGGACGGTTTCCTACGAGTCCTAACTATCCTCCTGTGGGTCAAGGGGTGACAGATTACCCTTATCAACAGCTACCGACACGCCGCCCTAATGCCCGTGCTTTGGTGGTGATTGACCCTGGACATGGGGGGAAAGACCCGGGTGCGATCGGTATTGGGGGTTTAAGAGAAGTAGATGTGGTTTTACCCATCTCACTCCAAATTGCTAGAATACTGGAACAACAAGGTGTTCAGGTAGTTCTAACTCGCAATGCAGATTATTTTGTCGAGTTACCTGGACGAACTGCAATGGCTAATCGAGTTAATGCAGATATATTTGTCAGTATTCACGCTAATGCTGTACCTAATCGTCCTGATGTCAGCGGTTTGGAAACTTATTACTTAAGCAGCGGTCTGACTTTAGCTCGATATATTCACAATAGCATTCTGCAAAGTATCAATATTCCCGATCGCGGGGTGCGGCGTGCTAGATTCTACGTACTACGCCACAGTGCTATGCCCTCTGTATTGGTGGAAACGGGTTTTGTTACGGGATACGACGATTCTGCTAGGTTGGCAACTCCTGCCTACCAAAGTCAAATGGCAGAAGCGATCGCTCGCGGCATTCTTCAGTACCTTCAATCGTACAGATAG
- the sds gene encoding solanesyl diphosphate synthase, which translates to MTSTTSLFSPVEADLRLLSDNLKQLVGNRHPILSAAAEHLFGAGGKRLRPAIVLLISRATMLEQDITPRHRRLAEITEMIHTASLVHDDVVDESSVRRGVPTVHSLFGNRIAVLAGDFLFAQSSWYLANLDNLEVVKLLSEVIMDLAAGEIQQGLNRFDASLSIEAYLQKSYYKTASLIANSAKAAGVLSDVSTEMAQNLYYYGRHLGLAFQIVDDILDFTGSADVLGKPALSDLKSGNLTAPTLFALKEKPFLEVLIEREFSQEEDLEQALQLINEAKGIEKARELATQNANTAVEYLADLPTSESREALINMADYVLSRLY; encoded by the coding sequence ATGACCTCAACTACCTCCCTCTTTTCGCCTGTTGAAGCAGACCTGCGTTTGCTGTCAGATAATTTAAAACAGCTGGTTGGTAATCGTCACCCTATCTTGTCTGCCGCAGCGGAACACCTGTTTGGAGCAGGAGGAAAGCGACTGAGACCAGCGATCGTCCTGTTGATTTCACGAGCTACCATGCTAGAACAGGACATTACCCCTCGACATCGACGACTAGCTGAAATTACCGAAATGATTCATACAGCTAGTTTGGTGCATGATGATGTGGTGGATGAATCTTCCGTGCGTCGAGGTGTACCAACAGTACATAGCTTATTCGGTAATAGAATTGCGGTACTAGCTGGAGATTTTCTATTTGCACAATCTTCCTGGTATCTTGCTAATCTAGATAATTTAGAGGTTGTCAAACTCCTGTCGGAAGTGATTATGGATTTGGCAGCTGGAGAGATTCAGCAAGGTTTAAATCGCTTTGATGCCAGTTTATCGATCGAAGCTTACCTACAAAAAAGCTATTACAAAACCGCCTCGCTGATTGCTAATAGTGCTAAAGCTGCTGGAGTACTCAGTGATGTGAGTACCGAAATGGCCCAGAATCTATATTACTATGGTCGTCATCTTGGCCTAGCTTTCCAGATCGTTGATGATATCTTGGATTTTACGGGTTCTGCGGACGTTTTAGGTAAACCAGCGCTCTCAGACTTGAAAAGTGGCAATTTAACTGCACCCACATTATTTGCTCTTAAAGAGAAGCCGTTCTTGGAAGTTTTAATTGAGCGTGAATTCTCCCAAGAAGAAGATTTAGAACAGGCATTACAACTAATTAATGAAGCAAAGGGTATTGAGAAAGCAAGAGAATTAGCTACTCAAAATGCTAACACTGCGGTGGAGTATTTAGCAGATTTACCAACATCAGAATCTCGTGAAGCTTTAATTAATATGGCGGATTATGTTTTGAGTCGTCTTTACTAA
- a CDS encoding single-stranded DNA-binding protein, translated as MTLNVVTLVGRVGGDPDVKYFESGSVVCKCTLAVNRRSRDNDEPDWFNLEIWGKTAEIAANYVRKGSLIGITGSLKFEYWQDRATGANRSKPVIRVERLDLLGSKRDNEAAAMSSYQSNDEF; from the coding sequence ATGACTCTCAATGTTGTAACTTTGGTCGGTCGTGTCGGCGGAGATCCTGACGTAAAGTATTTCGAGTCGGGTAGCGTTGTTTGTAAATGTACCTTAGCAGTAAACCGTCGCAGTCGAGATAATGACGAACCAGACTGGTTTAATTTGGAAATTTGGGGAAAAACAGCCGAAATAGCAGCAAATTATGTTCGTAAGGGCAGTTTAATTGGAATTACAGGCTCTTTAAAGTTTGAATACTGGCAAGATAGAGCTACTGGTGCTAATCGCTCTAAACCAGTAATTAGAGTCGAAAGATTAGATTTATTAGGTTCTAAGCGCGATAATGAAGCTGCTGCCATGAGCAGTTATCAAAGTAACGACGAGTTTTAA
- the mreC gene encoding rod shape-determining protein MreC: MDTLRRWWDRNWLQVALIGLVISTAWFARQTQGGSLFEVYQLFTRPFQSNPSKQELLTNAKVVEMEAKLQQVEKENQKLRELLGYVSQNKEKPIAAPIVGRSADHWWQQITLGRGSKDGIKEDFVVTAPGGLVGRVSNVTDRTSRVLLISDPTSRVGVTINRSRFMGIMRGKSGNKAVMQFFERVPDVRRGDVVTTSSASKYFPSGLPVGRVESVNLSQSPAPEAVIVLSAPTSVLEWVAVYPVEENSDLKADQAKSK; the protein is encoded by the coding sequence ATGGATACGTTACGTCGTTGGTGGGATCGAAATTGGTTGCAAGTGGCGCTGATAGGCTTGGTAATCAGTACTGCTTGGTTTGCACGTCAAACTCAAGGAGGCAGTTTATTTGAAGTCTATCAGTTGTTTACTCGTCCGTTTCAATCGAATCCAAGTAAGCAAGAACTGTTAACTAACGCCAAAGTTGTGGAAATGGAGGCGAAGTTACAACAGGTGGAAAAGGAAAATCAAAAACTGCGCGAACTTTTGGGATACGTCTCTCAAAATAAGGAGAAGCCGATCGCTGCTCCCATTGTAGGTCGCAGTGCGGATCATTGGTGGCAACAAATTACTCTCGGTCGGGGAAGTAAGGACGGCATCAAAGAGGATTTTGTGGTGACTGCTCCTGGTGGTTTGGTTGGTAGAGTTAGTAATGTTACCGATCGTACTAGCCGAGTTTTGTTGATCAGCGACCCAACTAGTCGTGTGGGTGTGACGATCAATCGCAGCCGTTTTATGGGAATTATGCGCGGTAAATCAGGAAATAAGGCGGTAATGCAGTTTTTTGAGCGCGTTCCTGATGTCCGTCGTGGTGATGTGGTGACTACTTCATCAGCTAGTAAGTATTTTCCTTCGGGTTTACCTGTGGGACGGGTGGAGTCGGTGAATTTAAGCCAAAGTCCGGCACCAGAGGCGGTGATTGTGCTTTCGGCTCCCACTAGTGTTTTAGAATGGGTAGCTGTTTATCCAGTAGAAGAAAATTCTGATTTAAAAGCGGATCAAGCCAAGTCTAAATAG
- the murI gene encoding glutamate racemase, with amino-acid sequence MTSQRIGIFDSGVGGLTVLREVYRQLPSESILYFGDTARLPYGNRTKIEILNFVREILTWMQQESVKMVIMACNTSSALALETVRSEFDFPILGVILPGARAAVQHGRRIGVISTPATAASNAYRRAIHEIDSTVQVWQVGCPAFVPLIEQNRIHSQDTYQIAKEYLAPMLEQQIDTLVYGCTHYPHLAPVLKSILPRTVRTVDPAVYVVRSAAQELDLLGLRNTSPPQPTRFCVSGDPDHFAQLSVQWLGCTPVVEQIWLPAVSLQPAAIESLERE; translated from the coding sequence ATGACCTCTCAAAGAATCGGGATTTTTGACAGTGGTGTGGGTGGTCTTACAGTTCTCAGAGAAGTTTATCGACAATTACCATCCGAATCTATTCTCTATTTTGGAGATACAGCTAGATTACCCTACGGAAATCGCACAAAAATTGAAATTCTCAACTTTGTCCGGGAAATTCTCACCTGGATGCAGCAAGAGTCCGTCAAAATGGTAATCATGGCTTGTAATACCAGTTCGGCTCTGGCACTAGAAACTGTAAGATCGGAATTCGATTTCCCGATTTTAGGAGTGATCTTACCTGGCGCTAGAGCAGCAGTACAACACGGCAGAAGAATCGGTGTAATTTCCACTCCTGCTACTGCTGCTAGCAATGCTTACCGTCGTGCCATTCATGAAATTGACTCTACAGTTCAAGTTTGGCAAGTTGGTTGTCCTGCTTTTGTCCCATTGATTGAACAAAACCGGATTCATAGCCAAGATACATACCAAATTGCCAAGGAATACTTAGCCCCCATGTTGGAGCAACAAATTGATACTTTGGTCTATGGTTGTACTCACTATCCCCATTTAGCACCAGTGCTAAAATCTATCTTGCCTCGGACAGTACGTACAGTCGATCCAGCCGTTTATGTGGTGCGATCGGCGGCTCAAGAATTAGATTTATTGGGCTTGAGAAACACAAGTCCACCGCAACCGACGCGCTTTTGTGTGAGTGGCGATCCAGATCACTTCGCTCAACTGTCGGTGCAGTGGCTCGGTTGTACCCCTGTTGTGGAGCAAATATGGTTGCCAGCTGTTTCTTTACAGCCAGCTGCGATAGAATCTCTCGAAAGAGAGTAG
- the mreD gene encoding rod shape-determining protein MreD, whose translation MIEISRLPYYGRQLLNWGVTFASVIVCALILPTRLPGMELLGLGPNWLLIWVVAWSVKRSILKGAIAGLALGLIQDGMTSPHPSHTLSLMFVGILTAGLKKQRYVQEDFISVALIVFGMTVVAETILALQFSLMGDRTLTEIWTEHQQIALSSAILSSLWAPILYYPLNVWWEKMDWIENNA comes from the coding sequence ATGATCGAAATTTCTCGTTTGCCTTATTATGGTCGTCAATTGCTCAATTGGGGAGTGACATTTGCTTCGGTGATTGTCTGTGCGCTAATTTTGCCGACGCGACTACCTGGGATGGAATTGTTGGGGCTTGGCCCGAATTGGTTGCTGATCTGGGTGGTGGCTTGGAGTGTGAAGCGAAGTATTCTAAAAGGAGCGATCGCAGGATTGGCTTTAGGTTTAATTCAGGATGGGATGACTTCACCACATCCTTCTCATACTCTGAGTTTGATGTTTGTGGGAATTTTGACGGCTGGCTTGAAAAAGCAACGCTATGTCCAAGAAGATTTTATTTCTGTAGCTTTAATTGTCTTCGGCATGACTGTGGTGGCAGAAACAATCTTGGCACTTCAGTTTAGTCTGATGGGCGATCGCACTTTGACAGAAATTTGGACAGAACACCAACAAATAGCTTTGTCTTCAGCAATTCTCAGCAGTTTATGGGCTCCAATTCTTTATTATCCATTAAATGTTTGGTGGGAAAAGATGGATTGGATTGAAAATAATGCTTAG
- a CDS encoding rod shape-determining protein: MGIDLGTANTLVYVSGKGIVLQEPSVVAIDKDTGEALAVGEEAKKMLGRCPGNVVALRPLRDGVIADFDSAELMLKHFIRRVNEGQALVQPRIVIGIPSGVTGVERRAVMDAALQAGARDVRLIDEPVAAAIGAGLPVAEPTGNMIIDIGGGTTEVAVLSLQGTVISESVRVAGDELNDSIIQYMKKVHNLVIGERTAEEIKIQVASAYPTSADEDSMMEVRGLHLLSGLPRTVTIKGPEIRESMSEPLAVIVEAVKRTLERTPPELAADIIDRGIMLAGGGALLRGLDTLISHETGIVVHVAADPLSCVVLGTGRVLENIKQLDRVFSGRSRNL, translated from the coding sequence ATGGGTATCGACCTCGGTACCGCAAATACTTTAGTGTATGTGTCCGGTAAGGGCATTGTTCTTCAAGAACCTTCAGTGGTCGCTATTGACAAAGATACAGGCGAAGCATTGGCGGTGGGAGAAGAAGCAAAAAAAATGTTGGGTAGATGCCCCGGTAATGTAGTGGCGTTGCGTCCGCTGCGTGATGGGGTAATTGCCGATTTTGATAGTGCTGAGTTAATGCTGAAGCACTTTATTCGGCGGGTGAACGAAGGTCAAGCTTTGGTACAACCGCGAATTGTGATTGGGATTCCCAGTGGTGTAACTGGGGTAGAACGTCGGGCGGTAATGGATGCGGCGCTGCAAGCGGGCGCTAGAGACGTGAGATTAATTGATGAGCCAGTGGCGGCGGCTATTGGTGCGGGGCTACCTGTGGCAGAACCTACAGGTAATATGATTATCGATATCGGCGGCGGCACTACGGAAGTAGCTGTGTTGAGTTTACAAGGTACGGTGATCAGCGAGTCGGTGCGTGTAGCTGGCGATGAACTGAATGATTCGATTATTCAGTACATGAAAAAGGTGCATAATCTGGTGATTGGGGAAAGAACGGCGGAAGAAATTAAAATTCAAGTTGCTTCGGCTTATCCTACCAGTGCTGATGAAGATTCGATGATGGAAGTCAGAGGGTTACATTTGCTTTCTGGACTGCCGAGAACTGTGACAATTAAAGGGCCAGAAATTCGGGAAAGTATGTCTGAGCCTTTGGCGGTGATTGTGGAAGCGGTGAAGCGGACTTTGGAAAGAACTCCTCCAGAACTAGCTGCTGATATTATCGACAGAGGTATTATGCTAGCTGGCGGTGGGGCTTTGCTCAGAGGTTTGGACACTTTGATTAGCCATGAAACTGGAATTGTGGTTCATGTGGCGGCAGATCCTTTAAGTTGTGTGGTTTTAGGTACTGGACGAGTGCTGGAAAATATCAAACAACTCGATCGCGTATTTAGCGGTCGCTCTCGCAATTTATAA